caaaataatgaaaaagataaagaGCTTTCTTCAAAGGAAAACAGAAATAACACTTTTCCAGAAAATTCCAGTAATCTGCAACCAAGGAATTCTTCtgacaattcatatttttatcccaTTTCGAAGGCTCAGGTGATTGATGTTCAAACTAATGAAAATGCAACGTGCATTACTTATTCAGAAAGTGTTGAATCCAGTTACAGACCTGAAAATGACCATCGTGAAACTGATGAAAAAATCCTGATTGTCTCTGGATCAGGTAGTGTTGACATACAAAAACAACAAGTATCAGATCTTTTCCATAAAACAGCTGATGAAGAAAGTAAAGCGTTTCTTGAAAACAGCAAATGGAAAGCTTTgaataacgataaaaataattttacggaTTCTCTAGAATATGTTATCAGACAAGATCgttcacatgataataatatttctgGACGTACAAATCTGATTTTGCAGCTTGATCTCCCACCTGGAAGTACGGAGCTAGACAATGGCATAATCCTTATGACAGGGAATGTAATGAATGAACATATTTCACTTGAAACGAATTCTAAGGCTCACAGTGAGAACGATAAAATGTTTATCAACGTTGAAGAACCATTCTCTAAAAAGGAAGATGACAATGCTGTGGCTGGATTTTCCGGATTCTGTTCTGGTAAGAAGAAATTTCCTAAGACCTTCCGTAGGAAAGATACTCTAAAAACTAATTATCAAACACACACTGGCAACAAACTCTTTATGTGCGATATACGTGAGAAAGACTTCTCTCGGAAATCACATCTCGACCGACATTACAGAATGCACACTGGCGAAAAGCCTTATGAATGCGGTATATGTGGGAAAAAATGCAGTCGGAAAGAAAATCTCATCATCCATTATCGAACACACTTAGGTGACAAGCCTTTTATGTGTGATATCTGTAATAAAAGTTTTGCTCATAAGGGTTATCTTAATATACACTTTAGGACGCATACTGGAGTAAAGCCTTATAAATGTCCAGCTTGTGAAATGTCGTTCATTAACAGCAGCAACTGCAAAAAGCATTACAGGAATAAGcacgaatgaaattattttgcaaagtagataaatgtttttttttttttttttttttttttatctagtatGAAAGTACTTCGAATTCTTCATTGagttaaaaaattgtcattattgtaattttactATTTGGACGAAGCatgcttttagattttaaatatacaattctatgaatttttaattgattatagacgatgaaaatatgtttttctgatctattttctttttatttaagtatttatagtTTGGGATTTTGTACTTTTTCTCATAGCTTTTAATCCTAGTCATTTAAATCCTAGAGAGTTCAAAACAAATATGCAGGTTCCATGTGCGTTTCAATAAAACACTCGTTTTCCCTTACTTTGGCtttattccattaattaaatatttccaaaagtaatCTTGTCCACTTTTAATATTCTCTTTCTCACGAgcatttcagcaaatatttaaagCTAACTAAAGACCACTTTTAAATAATGGTCAGTATTacgatattttaactgaaaatacttAGGTTCggttaataattgaaataatcgaCCGCACCATTGTGATTTTGAGTTGGTGTAAGCATTTTTCAACttgatgtttcattaaaaaatgactttgtatttttacaaatagcaaatatagaacatttttaaattctgtttttgatattaaaaacgaATTTCGCTAAGTTCATTTATACATTAACAATCATGTTCGGTGAGATATATTTATTGcacttttgtatatattttaataaatacttttatattagaCATCATAGTCAAATGTCTCTGTATTTTGTCttcctttttattgaaattcttcgTTAAAATTTGCAATGAGGGATTACTTTCGGTAAATTCAGTGCCAAGTACATTTTCAATGACTTGTGTAtcctcttttaataataaagctaAGCGTGGTGACatgtgaaaagaaaattagagcTCCCAGCGTTGGCAAATGTACATTTTCGAATGTTAAGAATAGGCAGCTCGGAACGAGGTTTTTGAATTGCTTGAtagcagtttaattaatttaaaaacaaacgaaTATGTGATGTGAACGTGTATGTGATAAAGTGAtaatagaatacaaaaaaaaataaaaaataaaatcgaatgtgCACAGCGTATCTTCACTTGTCCCAGTCTACATGCTTTTTATTCAACGATTTCTAAGCCGGGATTCTGATTATGTACCCTATCGAAGCGATccgaattagaaaagaaataaaaacaacacAATGGAAACTgataatatcaaatcaaatatagaaaaatatattacactaacatcatatcattaaaataagGATGAAATGCCTTCTTATAAAATTGCAACACAGAGGCGATTAAAATTCAAGTCTGTTTGATGATTGTAAAACATGTTTATTAGAAGTATTTGATGGAGTTGGTATGGAAACATATTCATTTTGGACTCGTGTTTACAGAAATTATAgactattgtaaataaaatgtttttttttgttattatatttttatttatgcttccacttatagaaaaatattaaatttaaaatgatagctgcttattattcagaattaaaatttgtttacattctTAAACcccaagaattttaattaaactttgatcTGATATTCAATAAACTACTGCTTTCAATGCTAGTTAATATACCCTTACGTTGTCAATGTGGCTACTACTCTTGGCCAAtgcgtaaaaaaaattatttaggaaattatgaaaaactatttcgATATTTGTTTATAGATTTCATAGACACGGCACACGAAGAGCTCTACCGTTTATCCAATCATGTTGTAAGAACTCTAATATCGATTGTCAAACTTGCGtgagattcaaataattttgataaggcATCCTTCAGACCATTTATGTGGTAAAATAGGCTTCGGGTTTCCATGAA
The Argiope bruennichi chromosome 6, qqArgBrue1.1, whole genome shotgun sequence DNA segment above includes these coding regions:
- the LOC129971997 gene encoding zinc finger protein 510-like produces the protein MTQRENHPCFIHNKFESTYLPQLPVESDENFHEAQVIDVQTNENATCITYSESVESSYRPENDHRETDEKILIVSGSGSVDIQKQQVSDLFHKTADEESKAFLENSKWKALNNDKNNFTDSLEYVIRQDRSHDNNISGRTNLILQLDLPPGSTELDNGIILMTGNVMNEHISLETNSKAHSENDKMFINVEEPFSKKEDDNAVAGFSGFCSGKKKFPKTFRRKDTLKTNYQTHTGNKLFMCDIREKDFSRKSHLDRHYRMHTGEKPYECGICGKKCSRKENLIIHYRTHLGDKPFMCDICNKSFAHKGYLNIHFRTHTGVKPYKCPACEMSFINSSNCKKHYRNKHE